One Malus domestica chromosome 11, GDT2T_hap1 genomic region harbors:
- the LOC103447641 gene encoding omega-3 fatty acid desaturase, endoplasmic reticulum-like — translation MVANVTGDQVDFDPSAPPPFKIAEIRDAIPKHCWVKNPWRSLSYAVWDVLVVFAMAAIAKYLDSWYAWPIYWVAQGTMFWAVFVIGHDCGHGSFSDSRLLNNFVGHIMHSAILVPYHGWRISHRTHHRNHGNVEKDESWVPMTESLYKKLDNSTKTLRFTIPFPFLAYPVYLFYRSPGKEGSHFHPSSDLFSPNERFDVITSTASVVLAAALLLYFSIVQSPIQMLKLYFVPYWIFVMWLDIVTYLHHHGYETKLPWYRGKEWSYLRGGLTTMDRDYGMFNKIHHDIGTHVIHHLFPQIPHYHLEEATKAAKPVLGKYYREPKKSGPIPFHLFKILATSIYEDNYVSDDGEIVFYQTDPQRLKASKNKSN, via the exons ATGGTAGCCAATGTGACCGGAGACCAAGTTGATTTTGACCCAAGTGCCCCTCCACCGTTCAAGATTGCTGAGATCAGAGATGCAATCCCCAAACACTGCTGGGTAAAGAATCCATGGAGGTCTTTGAGTTATGCTGTTTGGGATGTTTTGGTCGTTTTTGCAATGGCAGCCATAGCCAAATACTTAGACAGTTGGTATGCTTGGCCAATCTACTGGGTTGCTCAGGGAACCATGTTTTGGGCTGTGTTTGTTATCGGACACGATTGTGGCCATGGAAGCTTCTCAGACTCTCgcttgctgaataattttgtgGGGCATATTATGCACTCTGCCATTCTTGTACCTTATCATGGCTG GAGAATTAGCCACAGAACTCACCATCGGAACCATGGAAATGTTGAGAAAGATGAGTCTTGGGTTCCA ATGACCGAGTCGCTCTACAAAAAATTGGATAATAGCACAAAAacgttgagattcacaattccTTTTCCGTTCCTCGCTTATCCGGTTTATCTG TTTTATAGATCTCCTGGTAAAGAAGGATCTCACTTCCATCCAAGCAGTGACCTATTCTCCCCGAATGAACGATTTGATGTTATAACTTCAACTGCTTCGGTTGTTCTAGCGGCTGCTTTGCTGTTGTATTTCTCCATTGTGCAAAGCCCTATTCAAATGCTTAAGTTATATTTTGTTCCTTATTGG ATTTTTGTGATGTGGTTGGACATTGTCACATACTTGCATCACCATGGTTACGAGACAAAGCTCCCTTGGTATCGCGGCAAG GAATGGAGTTACCTGCGAGGAGGGCTTACAACCATGGATCGTGATTACGGAATGTTTAACAAGATCCATCATGATATTGGTACCCATGTTATACATCATTTGTTTCCTCAAATTCCACATTATCACCTGGAAGAAGCA ACGAAGGCAGCGAAGCCGGTTCTAGGGAAGTACTATCGCGAGCCAAAAAAATCAGGGCCAATTCCGTTTCACTTGTTCAAGATCTTGGCTACAAGCATCTATGAAGATAACTATGTCAGTGACGATGGAGAAATAGTTTTCTATCAGACAGATCCTCAGCGTCTTAAAGCTTCTAAGAATAAATCTAATTAA
- the LOC103447381 gene encoding acyl-lipid omega-3 desaturase (cytochrome b5), endoplasmic reticulum-like: MVETQPLKQQSKPINGVNGIHNHHHDEADFDPSAPPPFKIAEIRAAIPKHCWVKNPWRSLSYVFRDLFAISAMGAAAIYLDSWYLWPLYWAAQGTMFWALFVLGHDCGHGSFSDSRILNTVVGHILHSAILVPYNGWRISHRTHHQNHGHVENDESWVPLTEKVYSSLDESTRKFRFRVPYPIFAYPFYLWTRSPGKKGSHFNPYSDLFAPNERRDVIASTTCWTMMVSLLVYLSFVVGPVEILKLYGVPYWIFVMWLDMVTYLHHHGYDEKLPWYRGKEWSYLRGGLTTVDRDYGMFNNIHHDIGTHVIHHLFPQIPHYHLREATKAAKSVLGKYYREPKKSGPFPVHLIDNLLSSMSNDHYVSDTGDIVFYQTDPKLFKSLKGKSN, encoded by the exons ATGGTGGAAACTCAGCCTCTGAAGCAGCAGAGCAAGCCCATCAATGGCGTCAATGGGATCCATAACCACCACCATGACGAAGCAGATTTCGACCCAAGTGCCCCTCCTCCATTCAAGATTGCTGAGATCCGGGCCGCCATTCCCAAACACTGCTGGGTCAAGAATCCATGGAGGTCTCTTAGCTATGTTTTCAGGGATTTGTTTGCCATTTCTGCAATGGGAGCTGCTGCCATTTACTTGGATAGTTGGTATCTTTGGCCTTTGTACTGGGCTGCTCAGGGAACCATGTTCTGGGCTCTCTTTGTTCTTGGACATGATTG TGGCCATGGAAGCTTTTCAGACAGTAGAATTCTGAACACAGTTGTGGGGCATATATTGCATTCTGCAATTCTTGTACCATATAATGGATG GAGAATCAGCCACCGAACTCACCATCAGAACCATGGACATGTTGAGAATGATGAGTCATGGGTTCCT CTGACTGAGAAGGTTTATTCGAGTCTCGATGAAAGTACCCGAAAATTCAGATTCAGGGTGCCTTACCCCATTTTTGCATACCCTTTCTATCTG TGGACTAGAAGTCCAGGGAAGAAGGGTTCTCATTTCAATCCGTACAGTGACTTGTTTGCCCCAAATGAAAGGAGAGATGTGATAGCATCAACTACTTGCTGGACAATGATGGTTTCCCTGCTTGTCTATCTATCGTTTGTAGTAGGCCCTGTCGAAATTCTCAAGCTTTATGGTGTCCCTTACTGG ATTTTCGTAATGTGGTTGGACATGGTCACATATTTGCATCACCATGGTTATGACGAAAAACTTCCTTGGTACCGCGGAAAG GAATGGAGTTATCTACGAGGAGGCCTCACAACCGTAGATCGCGATTATGGGATGTTCAACAACATCCACCATGACATTGGCACTCATGTTATCCATCATCTCTTTCCTCAAATCCCACACTACCACCTAAGAGAAGCA ACAAAGGCAGCAAAATCAGTTCTGGGGAAGTACTATCGGGAGCCGAAGAAATCTGGGCCGTTTCCGGTTCACTTGATCGATAACCTGTTGTCAAGCATGAGCAATGATCACTATGTTAGTGACACTGGAGACATAGTATTCTACCAGACAGATCCCAAGCTTTTCAAAAGTCTCAAGGGCAAGTCCaattga